One genomic segment of Corynebacterium durum includes these proteins:
- a CDS encoding TlpA family protein disulfide reductase — protein MKTNLTWFFVGVVVIAAMLVAVVPMMLRSVNGGQEASTSVEQAIQARPNCPTRQVGGVDLPCLGGEFGDAEPRATVVNVWAWWCEPCRTELPLFDTLAATHPDLNVVGVHADTNAANGAAMLNDLDISLPSYQDDRNIFAAKYSLPSVVPITVVIDKDGQVRATYTEAFGSIEEVEDAVNKALS, from the coding sequence ATGAAAACTAACCTCACGTGGTTTTTCGTGGGCGTGGTGGTGATCGCTGCGATGCTGGTGGCTGTGGTGCCGATGATGCTGCGATCGGTCAACGGCGGGCAGGAGGCGTCGACAAGTGTGGAGCAAGCCATTCAGGCGCGCCCGAACTGCCCAACCCGGCAGGTGGGCGGGGTGGATTTGCCGTGTCTTGGCGGAGAGTTTGGGGATGCCGAACCCCGCGCGACCGTCGTGAATGTGTGGGCGTGGTGGTGCGAGCCGTGCCGCACGGAACTGCCGCTTTTTGACACCCTCGCCGCCACTCATCCAGACCTCAACGTGGTGGGTGTACACGCCGATACCAATGCAGCCAACGGTGCCGCCATGCTTAATGACCTGGATATTTCTTTGCCAAGCTACCAGGATGATCGTAACATCTTCGCTGCTAAATACAGCCTTCCCAGCGTAGTGCCCATTACAGTTGTCATTGATAAAGACGGTCAGGTCCGAGCCACCTACACTGAAGCATTCGGCAGCATTGAGGAAGTGGAAGACGCTGTGAACAAGGCACTCTCATGA
- a CDS encoding NUDIX hydrolase: protein MHRLVDTVRTTEQRPPTTAAKQAAVLMLFSGTETSATLPNDAAVLLTHRSPSMRSHSGQIAFPGGRLDPTDANIVDCALREAWEETGLDRTTVTPLAQLSEVHILASGYPVHPVLGHWHTPMNVGVVSPEEADAVFDVPVYQLIDPANRITVGWNTWSGPAFRINDYIIWGFTGGLLSAALHQAGWEEEWDRDTVHDLQTTLAQSRNNERLR, encoded by the coding sequence ATGCATCGACTCGTGGATACCGTCCGCACCACGGAACAGCGCCCGCCCACTACCGCAGCCAAACAAGCCGCTGTACTCATGTTGTTTTCCGGCACCGAAACCAGTGCCACTCTGCCTAACGACGCCGCGGTGCTGCTCACCCACCGCTCACCCTCCATGCGTTCGCATTCTGGGCAGATCGCCTTTCCCGGCGGTCGCCTTGACCCCACTGATGCCAACATTGTGGACTGTGCCCTCAGGGAAGCCTGGGAGGAAACCGGACTAGATCGCACTACCGTCACCCCCCTCGCGCAGCTCAGTGAAGTGCATATCCTTGCCAGTGGCTACCCCGTTCACCCTGTTCTCGGACACTGGCATACCCCCATGAATGTGGGGGTGGTCAGCCCCGAGGAAGCCGATGCTGTATTTGACGTGCCGGTTTATCAGCTCATCGACCCCGCTAACCGAATCACAGTAGGGTGGAATACGTGGAGCGGACCGGCGTTCCGCATCAATGACTACATCATCTGGGGATTCACCGGTGGTCTCCTGAGTGCCGCCCTACACCAAGCCGGCTGGGAGGAAGAATGGGACCGAGACACGGTGCACGATCTCCAAACAACTCTGGCACAATCGCGCAATAATGAACGGCTGAGGTAA
- a CDS encoding MarP family serine protease: protein MTHNPGVLTDGLLVIALLLALWGGWRQGAFASVLSTIGVVFGLICGAGLAPKIMGLTDSTALRFLLGLGTVVLLVGMGNLVGGLLGAGVRDNMRLKSAQRIDSTIGAVFQALATLIVAWLVAIPLATGGTSAVAQGVRQSHILGFVDNFTPSFMGQLPAKISAMLNESGLPPLISPFEDHVTREVEAPAIKVDNVALVEQLRPSVIHILGDAQQCRRRLMGSGFVAAPDMVITNAHVVAGTDTVHLDTALGVKEASVVFYDPAEDIAVLRSPGLDLPALPWAPEVASSGDDAIVMGFPASGPFEAAPARVRDKITINGPNIYASGRVDREAYTVRGSIRQGNSGGPMVDVNGNVLGVVFGAATDNTDTGYVLTAADVQGKIGDITKLVDPVNTQNCVAR, encoded by the coding sequence GTGACCCACAACCCAGGCGTTTTGACCGACGGCCTGCTCGTCATCGCACTTCTACTCGCCCTGTGGGGCGGCTGGCGGCAAGGGGCGTTCGCCTCCGTGCTCAGTACCATCGGTGTGGTCTTTGGACTCATCTGCGGTGCTGGATTGGCCCCCAAAATCATGGGACTTACCGACAGTACAGCCCTCCGTTTCCTTCTGGGACTGGGCACAGTGGTACTGCTGGTGGGTATGGGTAACCTTGTTGGTGGTCTGCTGGGGGCCGGGGTGCGGGACAACATGCGGCTCAAAAGCGCCCAGCGCATCGACTCGACCATCGGGGCAGTGTTCCAGGCTCTAGCCACCCTCATCGTTGCGTGGCTTGTGGCCATCCCGCTGGCCACTGGCGGGACGTCCGCCGTTGCCCAAGGTGTGCGGCAATCCCACATTCTGGGGTTCGTGGATAACTTCACCCCCAGCTTCATGGGGCAATTGCCTGCGAAAATCTCGGCCATGCTCAACGAAAGTGGGTTGCCACCGCTCATTTCGCCGTTTGAAGACCACGTCACCCGTGAAGTCGAAGCACCCGCCATCAAAGTGGACAACGTTGCCCTAGTGGAACAACTGCGGCCGTCCGTCATCCACATCCTTGGCGACGCCCAGCAGTGCCGCCGCCGCCTCATGGGGTCCGGCTTTGTGGCGGCTCCCGACATGGTGATCACCAACGCCCACGTCGTCGCAGGTACTGACACCGTGCACCTTGACACGGCGCTCGGCGTTAAAGAAGCGAGCGTGGTGTTTTACGACCCGGCCGAAGACATCGCGGTTCTCCGCAGTCCTGGTCTAGACCTCCCCGCGCTTCCCTGGGCGCCCGAGGTAGCGTCCTCCGGCGATGATGCCATCGTCATGGGATTCCCCGCTTCCGGTCCCTTTGAGGCTGCTCCCGCCAGGGTCCGCGACAAGATCACCATCAACGGACCAAACATCTACGCCAGCGGGCGTGTGGACCGCGAGGCGTACACCGTGCGCGGCTCCATTCGCCAAGGCAATTCCGGCGGCCCGATGGTGGACGTCAATGGCAACGTTCTTGGTGTGGTGTTTGGTGCCGCTACCGACAACACGGACACCGGATACGTCCTCACTGCAGCCGACGTGCAGGGCAAGATTGGGGACATCACTAAGCTTGTTGACCCCGTGAATACCCAAAACTGTGTGGCCCGCTAG
- a CDS encoding alpha/beta fold hydrolase produces the protein MHTRGVRLHAATAGDPTDPLILLLHDHTGGWFDYIHSISPLAAAGFHVAALDMRGFGMSDKPPSGYGIRYAVGDVAGVIQSLGHKRAHIVGCGSGGAVAWTLAANYPEHTLSLTSMCAADPSDYRQLQRTRPWLLLLDARPFRTPTHRLRSLTHPSFHHTELFAQAADLRTKGADIAHVDDAMRRNARLRSARLPLKWHRDHITRPTLVIHGDGMLCPHFLEFAARRVRGESVSVSHIPETKTLPHVEKPEDFVASLLTFVG, from the coding sequence GTGCATACCCGTGGTGTCCGGCTCCACGCCGCCACTGCTGGCGACCCCACAGACCCCCTGATTCTCCTCCTCCACGACCACACCGGGGGCTGGTTTGATTACATTCACTCCATTTCCCCGCTCGCGGCGGCTGGGTTCCACGTTGCGGCATTGGACATGCGGGGATTCGGCATGTCCGACAAACCCCCATCAGGCTATGGCATCCGCTATGCCGTGGGGGATGTCGCAGGAGTCATCCAGTCTCTAGGTCACAAGCGCGCCCACATCGTTGGCTGTGGGTCCGGGGGTGCCGTCGCGTGGACACTCGCCGCAAACTACCCTGAGCACACTTTGTCGCTCACTAGTATGTGTGCCGCCGACCCCTCCGACTATCGGCAACTCCAGCGCACGCGCCCCTGGCTGTTACTTCTCGACGCCCGCCCCTTCCGCACCCCCACTCACAGGCTCCGCAGCCTCACCCACCCCAGTTTCCACCACACGGAATTGTTTGCCCAAGCTGCCGACCTGCGCACCAAAGGTGCCGACATTGCCCATGTTGATGATGCCATGCGCAGAAACGCCCGACTCCGATCCGCACGTTTGCCGCTGAAATGGCACAGAGACCACATCACCCGTCCAACACTTGTGATTCATGGCGATGGTATGCTCTGCCCGCATTTCCTGGAGTTCGCCGCCCGGCGCGTCCGCGGAGAGTCAGTGTCAGTCAGCCATATTCCCGAGACAAAAACGCTGCCTCACGTGGAAAAACCCGAGGATTTTGTGGCCTCGCTACTGACCTTTGTGGGCTAG
- a CDS encoding phage holin family protein, producing MSNTNGLFTDGSDPYAPRANSIPLTDSDAYTAENGSIGDLVSDATAQMSSLVRAEVELAKAEIATEVKKGVWGGGLFGVAGIIALYSSFFFFFFVAEVLNIWLQRWAAFLIVFIIMLVLAGLFALFGWRKVKKIGMPKETIESVTELRQLIPGKGSKAIDAPDGGMYS from the coding sequence GTGAGCAACACAAACGGACTATTCACTGATGGATCTGACCCCTACGCTCCGCGCGCGAATTCCATCCCCTTAACAGATTCGGATGCGTACACCGCAGAAAACGGGTCCATTGGCGACCTGGTCAGCGATGCCACCGCCCAAATGTCCAGCCTGGTCCGCGCCGAAGTGGAGTTGGCCAAGGCGGAGATCGCCACGGAAGTGAAAAAGGGTGTCTGGGGCGGCGGCCTGTTCGGTGTGGCTGGCATTATTGCGCTGTATAGCTCATTCTTCTTTTTCTTCTTCGTCGCGGAGGTGCTGAACATCTGGTTGCAGCGCTGGGCTGCGTTCCTCATTGTGTTCATCATCATGCTGGTTCTTGCAGGCTTGTTCGCCCTGTTCGGCTGGAGAAAGGTCAAGAAGATCGGCATGCCTAAAGAGACCATCGAATCAGTCACGGAGCTGCGCCAACTCATCCCCGGCAAGGGATCTAAAGCCATTGATGCCCCCGACGGTGGGATGTATAGCTAA
- a CDS encoding HAD family hydrolase: MKKADQSASRVAAFFDLDKTIIATSSAFAFGREFMNNGLITPVEALQLSMAKAMYMFAGHTSDQMDSTRDQLATMVAGWDVEQVRTIGEETLHNVVTPTIYAEARDLIKAHHEQGHEVIIISASATDLVEPIARELGVDRTVGSQLGIEDGKYTGEVLFYCKGPAKAEAINALAKERNYDLSKSFAYSDSATDLPMLEAVGHAVAVNPDRALKKEALARGWDIRSFKNPEPLFQTRDMGIGAGVVAGIAAVTVGGWWLARRGKPGPA, encoded by the coding sequence GTGAAGAAAGCAGATCAGTCAGCCTCCCGCGTCGCGGCGTTTTTTGATCTGGACAAGACAATTATCGCCACTTCCTCGGCATTTGCCTTCGGCCGGGAGTTCATGAACAACGGACTCATCACGCCTGTAGAGGCGCTACAGCTCAGCATGGCCAAAGCAATGTATATGTTCGCCGGGCACACCAGTGATCAGATGGATTCAACACGCGACCAGCTAGCCACCATGGTCGCCGGGTGGGATGTCGAGCAGGTCCGCACCATTGGCGAGGAAACCCTTCACAACGTGGTGACTCCCACCATCTACGCGGAGGCCCGCGATCTGATCAAAGCCCACCACGAACAGGGCCACGAAGTGATCATTATTTCCGCCTCCGCCACGGACCTGGTAGAACCCATCGCCCGGGAACTCGGTGTGGACCGCACGGTGGGTAGCCAGCTCGGCATAGAAGACGGAAAATACACCGGCGAGGTGCTGTTTTACTGCAAAGGTCCTGCAAAGGCTGAGGCCATTAATGCGTTAGCCAAGGAACGGAACTATGACCTCAGTAAAAGCTTCGCCTACTCGGACTCCGCCACAGACCTGCCCATGCTGGAAGCCGTGGGACATGCCGTAGCTGTCAATCCCGATCGTGCTCTCAAGAAGGAGGCATTGGCACGGGGGTGGGACATTCGCAGCTTCAAAAACCCAGAACCCCTGTTTCAAACTCGGGACATGGGCATTGGCGCAGGCGTGGTCGCGGGCATTGCCGCCGTCACCGTTGGCGGGTGGTGGCTTGCCCGCCGAGGAAAGCCCGGTCCAGCTTAA
- a CDS encoding quinone oxidoreductase family protein codes for MYAYTVNNGGLQYVQKPEPTPEPGQVSITVHTAGLGLIDALWTIGAMPSNPDFVPGLEVSGTVRALGEGVNHLAEGQLVAAILPAAGGFAEVVCTPATLVAPIPQKLDHDLAAVVPINTVTAHLALTTVARLAESESLLVNAGVGGLGSQFQQVARALGAGPCDAVVGTPEKQALALECGYRTAYLRSELRDIPDGTYDIVVDPVGGDATTQGFRVLRSGGRLVRVGNASQAPDVEIGTLALWLENKTAAGFNVGAWLAEHPADGTDSLAWSLEAVARGDVRVDLTAVGGHEQLPQFLEALERGETTGKLAVRFVSP; via the coding sequence GTGTACGCCTACACAGTGAATAATGGTGGCCTGCAGTATGTGCAGAAACCAGAACCGACACCGGAACCTGGGCAGGTAAGCATCACGGTTCATACCGCTGGACTGGGGCTTATTGATGCCCTCTGGACTATTGGGGCCATGCCCTCGAACCCGGACTTTGTTCCCGGCCTGGAGGTTTCAGGCACTGTCCGTGCTCTTGGCGAGGGCGTGAATCACCTCGCCGAAGGGCAGCTGGTCGCCGCAATCCTTCCAGCTGCCGGGGGCTTCGCCGAGGTTGTGTGCACCCCAGCAACACTGGTCGCCCCCATCCCTCAGAAGCTGGATCATGACCTCGCGGCGGTGGTGCCCATCAACACTGTGACCGCGCACCTCGCCTTGACGACGGTCGCGCGCCTCGCCGAAAGCGAATCGCTGTTGGTCAACGCTGGGGTTGGGGGATTGGGCTCGCAGTTCCAGCAGGTGGCCCGGGCTTTGGGTGCGGGACCGTGTGACGCGGTCGTCGGCACCCCGGAAAAACAAGCCTTGGCACTCGAATGCGGGTACCGAACCGCTTACCTGCGGAGTGAATTGCGCGACATCCCCGACGGCACCTACGACATTGTTGTTGATCCCGTGGGCGGCGACGCCACCACCCAGGGCTTTCGTGTGCTCCGCAGTGGCGGTCGCCTGGTCAGAGTGGGTAATGCCTCGCAGGCACCGGATGTGGAGATCGGCACGCTGGCACTCTGGCTGGAAAACAAAACTGCAGCCGGGTTCAACGTTGGTGCCTGGCTAGCCGAACACCCTGCAGACGGCACGGATTCCCTGGCATGGTCGCTGGAGGCAGTGGCGCGTGGCGATGTTCGAGTGGATCTCACCGCCGTGGGTGGACACGAGCAGTTGCCGCAGTTCCTGGAAGCCCTAGAGCGTGGAGAAACTACGGGGAAGCTGGCTGTTCGTTTCGTGTCGCCATAG
- the ssd gene encoding septum site-determining protein Ssd, whose protein sequence is MSGVQQEAIVVAVEDPVLHPEAMHVAAATGRPVVETCVPAEVVRASRNASAVLVDAATAAVFTHERRDRVFFLGLDPGPVDWRRAMECHAEHAFLLPAQAPELLAMLGRHNRARGTARTIGVMGVCGGAGTSVLAASIALTGAPALLIDAVPYGGADLLLGIENTPGARWQDLNLGDGFVGASDLWQALPHTKSEVAVLTSARTTMADGFSLDPARVSSAVECAQTGDNLVVVDTCDAAVLGLCDLVALVIPAEVRAVAAATTLAAQLKAQRIHPIGVLRHRGWSGMDADEVERVVQLPIVGEVAHVPRLAKTVETQGLRSIPRPLTKVALDVMDELNV, encoded by the coding sequence ATGTCAGGTGTACAGCAAGAAGCCATCGTGGTTGCCGTCGAGGATCCAGTTCTGCATCCAGAAGCCATGCACGTTGCAGCAGCCACGGGGCGGCCGGTGGTGGAAACGTGTGTGCCTGCGGAGGTTGTGCGGGCGTCAAGAAACGCCTCAGCCGTGCTTGTCGACGCCGCCACCGCCGCCGTATTCACCCACGAACGCCGTGACCGCGTGTTCTTCCTGGGGCTGGACCCGGGGCCTGTGGATTGGCGACGCGCCATGGAATGCCATGCCGAGCACGCGTTTCTCTTGCCCGCGCAGGCACCGGAACTGCTCGCAATGCTGGGGCGTCACAACCGGGCGCGCGGCACAGCTCGCACCATCGGAGTCATGGGCGTGTGCGGTGGTGCCGGAACCAGCGTCCTTGCCGCCAGCATCGCCCTGACCGGTGCACCCGCCCTGCTGATCGATGCCGTGCCCTACGGCGGTGCCGACCTCCTGCTGGGAATTGAAAACACGCCCGGCGCGCGGTGGCAGGACCTGAACCTCGGTGACGGTTTCGTCGGGGCATCGGATCTGTGGCAGGCGCTGCCGCACACCAAAAGCGAGGTGGCCGTGCTGACCAGCGCGCGTACCACCATGGCTGATGGCTTTTCGCTCGACCCGGCGCGGGTCAGTTCCGCTGTGGAATGTGCGCAAACAGGCGACAATCTTGTGGTGGTGGATACCTGCGACGCGGCTGTTCTGGGTTTATGTGATCTGGTGGCGCTGGTCATTCCTGCTGAGGTTCGGGCCGTAGCGGCGGCCACCACCCTGGCGGCACAACTGAAAGCTCAGCGTATCCACCCGATCGGGGTGCTGAGGCATCGGGGATGGTCGGGCATGGACGCGGACGAGGTGGAACGCGTGGTGCAGCTGCCCATCGTGGGGGAGGTAGCTCATGTGCCGCGGCTGGCTAAAACCGTGGAAACTCAAGGATTGCGCAGTATTCCTCGGCCGCTGACCAAGGTGGCGCTGGATGTGATGGATGAGCTCAATGTATGA
- a CDS encoding TadA family conjugal transfer-associated ATPase, translating into MYEALVEKVQRRLAERPGAAAADIAQLVREEAGVISDVDVLGVLRKLRNDSTGAGILEQVLAIEGVTDVVVNGPDSIWFDRGQGLQKAGLRFDSDDEVRQLATRLAVACGRRLDDAQPFADGRLRRDDDSSIRVHALLSPPADGGTCLSLRVLRQAVTTLDGLVDRGTMPSDIADTLTGIVESKKAFLVVGGTGSGKTTLLGAMLAAIGHNERIICIEDTPELHPPHPHVVNLVSRTNNVEGQGQITMSDLLKQALRMRPDRIIVGEIRGAEVVDLLAALNTGHEGGAGTIHANSLMEIPARMEALAALGGLDRAALHSQLSAAIRVVLAMRRTPHGRILHQIGVLEGNPVRTRVLWQSDLGPQPGFEELAS; encoded by the coding sequence ATGTATGAGGCGCTGGTGGAGAAAGTGCAGCGCAGGCTGGCGGAACGCCCCGGCGCTGCGGCCGCTGATATTGCGCAGTTGGTGCGGGAAGAGGCGGGGGTGATCAGCGATGTTGACGTGCTGGGGGTGCTACGTAAACTGCGCAACGATTCGACGGGGGCTGGGATTTTGGAGCAAGTGCTGGCAATAGAGGGGGTGACGGACGTGGTGGTCAACGGGCCGGACAGTATTTGGTTTGATCGGGGGCAAGGTCTGCAGAAGGCGGGCTTGCGTTTCGATTCGGATGATGAGGTCCGCCAGCTGGCTACCCGGCTCGCTGTAGCGTGTGGCAGGCGTTTGGATGATGCGCAGCCCTTTGCCGATGGTCGTCTCCGCCGGGATGACGACAGCAGCATTCGTGTTCACGCCCTGCTCAGCCCGCCAGCGGATGGTGGTACCTGCTTGTCTCTGCGTGTGCTTCGCCAGGCAGTGACCACGCTTGATGGCCTAGTGGATCGCGGCACCATGCCCTCCGATATTGCTGACACTCTCACGGGGATTGTGGAATCCAAGAAAGCCTTCCTGGTGGTGGGCGGCACTGGCAGCGGGAAAACCACGTTGTTGGGTGCCATGCTGGCTGCCATTGGGCACAACGAACGCATCATCTGCATCGAAGACACCCCTGAGCTGCACCCGCCCCACCCGCATGTGGTGAACCTGGTCTCCCGCACTAACAATGTGGAAGGTCAGGGTCAGATCACCATGTCGGACCTGTTGAAACAGGCTCTGCGTATGCGGCCTGACCGCATCATTGTCGGTGAGATACGTGGGGCGGAAGTGGTGGACCTGCTCGCCGCGCTCAACACTGGGCACGAAGGTGGTGCCGGCACCATCCACGCCAATTCCTTGATGGAAATCCCGGCGCGCATGGAAGCCCTGGCTGCTCTCGGTGGGCTGGATCGTGCGGCACTGCATTCCCAGCTCAGCGCAGCCATCCGCGTGGTGCTAGCCATGCGACGCACCCCGCACGGACGTATTTTGCATCAGATTGGGGTACTGGAAGGAAACCCGGTACGCACCCGTGTGTTGTGGCAATCCGACCTTGGGCCACAACCGGGTTTCGAGGAGCTTGCGTCATGA
- a CDS encoding type II secretion system F family protein, translated as MTSLLLCAGALLVPDAAPLHRITERKNWKKTPALAVLLLVLLKGPVSLILSAMLVVGTIVWAIRTARQRARATAIRSHTSTFLGFVIGDLRAGNGMPHALGVAVDSLSSDAPSELRDAVRVAAARSAGGGDGPNVLISSSCPDLVRVGQLWKLAARHGIPLVALCENAQRRIDAQLTHAAATRAALQGPKATAMVLSILPVVGIGMGGLLGADPLHFLLGGGTGGVLLVAGTGLTTAGFVWSQRIMGKATS; from the coding sequence ATGACTTCACTGTTGCTGTGCGCGGGCGCGTTGCTTGTGCCCGATGCCGCGCCGCTGCATCGCATTACGGAGCGAAAAAACTGGAAGAAAACACCAGCGCTTGCCGTGTTGCTGTTGGTCCTGTTGAAAGGGCCGGTGAGCCTGATCCTCAGTGCGATGCTGGTGGTCGGGACTATCGTCTGGGCGATCCGCACCGCGCGCCAGCGCGCCCGAGCCACAGCGATACGTTCGCACACCAGCACGTTCTTGGGGTTCGTGATTGGAGACCTGCGCGCCGGGAACGGCATGCCGCACGCGTTGGGGGTGGCGGTTGATTCGCTCAGCTCTGATGCGCCTTCGGAGCTTCGTGACGCCGTGCGAGTCGCCGCCGCTCGGTCCGCTGGAGGTGGCGATGGTCCCAATGTTCTTATCAGTTCCTCCTGCCCCGACCTGGTCCGTGTGGGGCAACTCTGGAAGCTAGCAGCACGGCACGGTATTCCGCTGGTGGCGCTGTGCGAAAATGCCCAAAGGCGTATCGACGCCCAGCTCACCCACGCTGCTGCGACGCGTGCTGCGCTGCAGGGGCCTAAGGCCACAGCGATGGTGTTGAGCATTCTTCCGGTTGTGGGGATTGGCATGGGTGGACTGTTGGGGGCGGATCCGCTGCACTTCCTACTCGGGGGCGGCACTGGGGGAGTCCTCCTGGTGGCGGGTACCGGATTGACCACAGCTGGTTTTGTCTGGTCGCAACGAATCATGGGGAAGGCGACATCATGA
- a CDS encoding type II secretion system F family protein gives MMLLALACLVLATTVGVAPSMRIERKASIRVRDGPTDILAIAADIELFAACIHSGLSTAHAATAVASVSENEQWRSVQALLAIGVGAGRAWEPMRGIEGLGELAALATMSERSGGALSTGCERIVDKLRNDTAHAATAAAERAGVLIALPLAVCYLPAFFILGLAPTVISLGATMLN, from the coding sequence ATGATGCTGCTAGCTTTAGCCTGTCTCGTGCTGGCTACGACGGTGGGGGTGGCACCGTCGATGCGGATTGAGCGGAAGGCGTCGATACGCGTGCGTGACGGCCCCACAGACATCCTGGCCATTGCGGCTGATATTGAGTTGTTCGCTGCCTGCATTCACTCGGGACTCAGCACTGCGCACGCCGCTACGGCGGTGGCAAGCGTCAGTGAGAACGAGCAATGGCGCAGCGTACAGGCCCTTCTTGCCATCGGGGTGGGTGCTGGGCGGGCGTGGGAACCCATGCGCGGCATCGAAGGGTTGGGGGAACTCGCCGCACTGGCCACCATGTCTGAACGTTCCGGGGGCGCGTTATCGACGGGGTGCGAACGCATTGTGGACAAACTTCGTAACGACACCGCGCACGCGGCCACCGCCGCAGCCGAACGGGCAGGCGTACTCATTGCCCTGCCCCTTGCAGTGTGCTATCTACCTGCATTTTTCATCCTGGGACTGGCACCAACGGTGATCAGCCTCGGGGCAACCATGTTGAACTAA
- a CDS encoding DUF4244 domain-containing protein has translation MLQQLQQFHSDDRGMSTIEYALGSLAAAALAGALYLVVSGGGISEALQGIITDALSRR, from the coding sequence ATGTTGCAGCAACTTCAGCAATTTCATAGCGATGATCGCGGAATGAGCACCATCGAATACGCGCTGGGCAGCCTCGCCGCAGCGGCGCTCGCCGGGGCGTTGTACCTGGTGGTCAGCGGCGGCGGAATCAGCGAAGCCCTGCAGGGCATCATCACGGATGCGTTGAGCCGACGTTAA
- a CDS encoding Rv3654c family TadE-like protein: protein MSSITTAGIVAALVSVFLTIAWLGGMVVDKHRAQTASDLAAVAGAYAAYYGRDACSAADRVAVVNGASVVECSVDGLDVTIRARSGGQEAVAKAGPV, encoded by the coding sequence ATGAGCAGCATCACCACCGCAGGGATTGTCGCTGCGCTGGTGAGTGTGTTTCTCACCATTGCGTGGCTGGGTGGCATGGTGGTGGACAAGCACCGCGCTCAAACTGCCAGCGACCTCGCTGCCGTGGCTGGTGCCTACGCCGCTTACTACGGGCGGGATGCATGTTCGGCTGCTGATCGGGTGGCTGTTGTGAATGGCGCGTCGGTCGTTGAATGTTCCGTTGACGGGCTGGATGTGACCATACGGGCACGGTCCGGTGGGCAGGAGGCCGTAGCGAAGGCTGGGCCGGTATAG